The Terriglobales bacterium genome includes a region encoding these proteins:
- a CDS encoding ATP-dependent 6-phosphofructokinase, producing the protein RALGLDALILIGGDGTQKIGLQLFRKGLKVVGVPKTIDNDLSATDITFGFDTALHAVTDAIDKIHTTAESHHRIMLVEVMGRDAGWIALEAGIAGGAHVILIPEIPFTIAHVCQFVKQREGRGKRFTIVVVAEGVKLPAELQPKIGEEKRSAPRAGSVGALVGDAIGRATQRETRVTVLGHLQRGGSPSPFDRVLSTRFGVAAVELVARGEFGKMVCLRGSRIQSVEIAEAIGAMKAVDPDGDTVRAARAIGISFGDGRGFA; encoded by the coding sequence CGCGCGCGCTGGGGCTGGACGCGCTCATCCTGATCGGCGGCGACGGCACCCAGAAGATCGGCTTGCAGCTTTTCCGCAAGGGGCTGAAGGTGGTGGGCGTGCCCAAGACCATCGACAACGACCTCTCCGCTACCGACATCACCTTCGGCTTCGACACCGCGCTGCACGCGGTGACCGACGCCATCGACAAGATCCACACCACCGCCGAGTCGCACCACCGCATCATGCTGGTGGAGGTGATGGGCCGCGACGCCGGCTGGATTGCGCTCGAGGCCGGCATCGCCGGCGGCGCCCACGTCATCCTCATCCCCGAGATCCCCTTCACCATCGCGCACGTCTGCCAATTCGTGAAGCAGCGCGAGGGCCGGGGCAAGCGCTTCACCATCGTGGTGGTGGCCGAAGGCGTGAAGCTGCCGGCGGAGCTGCAGCCGAAGATCGGGGAGGAGAAACGGAGCGCGCCGCGGGCGGGCTCGGTGGGCGCCCTGGTGGGCGACGCCATCGGACGCGCCACCCAGCGCGAGACCCGGGTCACCGTGCTCGGCCACCTGCAGCGCGGGGGCTCGCCCTCCCCCTTCGACCGCGTGCTCAGCACCCGCTTCGGGGTGGCCGCGGTGGAACTGGTGGCGCGCGGCGAGTTCGGCAAGATGGTGTGCCTGCGCGGCTCCCGCATCCAGAGCGTCGAGATCGCCGAGGCCATCGGCGCCATGAAGGCGGTGGACCCCGACGGCGA